A region of Bacillus cabrialesii DNA encodes the following proteins:
- the dnaN gene encoding DNA polymerase III subunit beta — translation MKFTIQKDRLVESVQDVLKAVSSRTTIPILTGIKIVASDEGVSFTGSDSDISIESFIPKEEGDKEIVTIEQPGSIVLQARFFSEIVKKLPMATVEIEVQNQYLTIIRSGKAEFNLNGLDADEYPHLPQIEEHHAIQIPTDLLKNLIRQTVFAVSTSETRPILTGVNWKVEQSELLCTATDSHRLALRKAKLDIPEDRSYNVVIPGKSLTELSKILDDNQELVDIVITETQVLFKAKNVLFFSRLLDGNYPDTTSLIPQDSKTEIIVNTKEFLQAIDRASLLAREGRNNVVKLSAKPAESIEISSNSPEIGKVVEAILADQIEGEELNISFSPKYMLDALKVLEGAEIRVSFTGAMRPFLIRTPNDETIVQLILPVRTY, via the coding sequence ATGAAATTCACGATTCAAAAAGATCGTCTTGTTGAAAGTGTCCAAGATGTATTAAAAGCAGTTTCATCCAGAACTACAATTCCGATTCTGACTGGTATTAAAATCGTTGCATCAGATGAGGGGGTATCCTTTACAGGAAGCGATTCCGATATTTCTATTGAATCCTTCATTCCAAAAGAAGAAGGAGATAAGGAAATCGTCACAATCGAACAGCCGGGAAGCATTGTTTTACAAGCCCGATTCTTTAGTGAGATTGTAAAAAAACTCCCGATGGCTACTGTGGAAATCGAAGTGCAAAATCAGTATTTAACGATTATCCGTTCTGGTAAAGCAGAATTTAATCTAAACGGGCTTGATGCTGATGAGTATCCTCACTTGCCGCAGATCGAAGAGCATCATGCGATTCAAATACCAACTGATTTGTTAAAAAATCTAATCAGACAGACAGTATTCGCGGTGTCCACCTCAGAAACACGCCCTATCTTGACAGGTGTAAACTGGAAAGTGGAGCAAAGTGAATTATTATGCACTGCGACGGATAGCCACCGTCTTGCTTTAAGAAAAGCGAAACTTGATATTCCGGAAGACAGATCTTATAACGTGGTGATTCCGGGAAAAAGCTTAACTGAACTCAGCAAGATTTTGGATGACAATCAGGAACTCGTAGATATCGTGATCACAGAAACCCAAGTTCTGTTTAAAGCGAAAAACGTTTTATTCTTCTCACGGCTTCTGGACGGAAATTATCCGGATACAACCAGCCTGATTCCGCAAGACAGCAAAACAGAAATCATTGTGAACACAAAAGAATTCCTTCAGGCGATTGATCGTGCATCCCTTTTAGCCAGAGAGGGACGCAATAACGTGGTCAAGCTATCTGCAAAACCGGCTGAATCCATTGAGATTTCTTCTAACTCACCTGAAATCGGAAAAGTTGTCGAAGCGATTCTTGCAGATCAAATTGAAGGTGAGGAATTAAATATCTCATTTAGTCCAAAATATATGTTGGATGCACTAAAGGTGCTTGAAGGAGCAGAAATACGCGTAAGCTTTACAGGTGCAATGAGACCTTTCTTAATTCGCACGCCGAATGATGAAACGATTGTACAGCTTATCCTTCCTGTCAGAACTTATTAA
- the recF gene encoding DNA replication/repair protein RecF (All proteins in this family for which functions are known are DNA-binding proteins that assist the filamentation of RecA onto DNA for the initiation of recombination or recombinational repair.), producing the protein MYIQNLELTSYRNYDHAELQFENKVNVIIGENAQGKTNLMEAIYVLSMAKSHRTSNDKELIRWDKDYAKIEGRVMKQNGAIPMQLVISKKGKKGKVNHIEQQKLSQYVGALNTIMFAPEDLNLVKGSPQVRRRFLDMEIGQVSPVYLYDLSLYQKILSQRNHFLKQLQTRKQTDRTMLDVLTDQLVEVAAKVVVKRLQFTAQLEKWAQPIHAGISRGLEELTLKYHTALEVSDPKDLSKIGDSYQEAFSKLREKEIDRGVTLSGPHRDDVLFYVNGRDVQTYGSQGQQRTTALSLKLAEIDLIHEEIGEYPILLLDDVLSELDDYRQSHLLHTIQGRVQTFVTTTSVDGIDHETLRQAGMFRVQNGALVK; encoded by the coding sequence TTGTATATCCAGAACTTAGAACTGACATCTTACCGCAACTACGACCATGCCGAACTTCAATTTGAAAATAAAGTAAATGTGATCATCGGAGAAAACGCCCAGGGGAAAACAAACCTCATGGAGGCGATCTATGTCTTGTCCATGGCGAAATCGCACCGGACATCAAATGACAAAGAACTTATACGGTGGGACAAAGACTATGCTAAAATAGAGGGAAGAGTGATGAAGCAAAACGGGGCGATCCCGATGCAGCTCGTCATCTCCAAAAAGGGTAAAAAGGGCAAGGTCAATCATATTGAACAGCAAAAGCTCAGCCAGTATGTCGGGGCCCTCAACACCATCATGTTCGCGCCGGAAGATTTAAATCTTGTAAAGGGAAGCCCTCAAGTGAGAAGGCGGTTTCTTGACATGGAAATCGGACAGGTTTCCCCTGTTTACCTGTATGACCTTTCTCTTTACCAGAAAATCCTTTCTCAACGAAATCATTTTTTGAAGCAGCTGCAAACAAGAAAACAAACTGACAGAACGATGCTCGATGTTTTGACCGATCAGCTTGTAGAGGTTGCGGCAAAAGTCGTCGTAAAGCGCCTGCAGTTTACAGCACAGCTCGAGAAATGGGCGCAGCCTATCCATGCGGGCATCTCAAGAGGGCTAGAAGAGCTGACCCTGAAGTACCATACAGCTCTTGAGGTATCAGATCCTAAAGACTTGTCGAAAATAGGAGATAGCTATCAAGAAGCGTTTTCTAAATTAAGAGAAAAAGAAATTGATCGCGGTGTTACGCTGTCAGGGCCTCATCGTGACGATGTTCTTTTCTATGTGAACGGACGCGATGTGCAGACGTATGGTTCTCAAGGACAGCAGCGAACGACAGCATTGTCCCTTAAGCTGGCGGAGATTGACCTAATCCATGAAGAAATCGGAGAATATCCCATTTTACTATTGGATGATGTACTGAGTGAGCTGGATGATTATCGCCAGTCACACTTGCTTCATACGATCCAAGGCCGTGTACAAACGTTTGTCACAACGACAAGCGTTGATGGCATTGATCACGAAACCTTACGTCAAGCAGGAATGTTCCGTGTGCAAAACGGTGCGTTAGTGAAGTGA
- the rlbA gene encoding ribosome maturation protein RlbA — protein sequence MANPISIDTEMITLGQFLKLADVIQSGGMAKWFLSEHEVLVNSEPDNRRGRKLYVGDVVEIEGFGSFQVVN from the coding sequence ATGGCAAATCCGATTTCAATTGATACAGAGATGATTACACTCGGACAATTCTTGAAATTAGCCGATGTGATTCAGTCAGGCGGTATGGCAAAGTGGTTTTTAAGCGAGCATGAAGTGCTTGTGAACAGCGAGCCGGACAACCGCCGCGGCAGAAAGCTGTATGTTGGAGATGTGGTAGAGATTGAAGGATTTGGTTCATTTCAAGTCGTTAATTAA
- the remB gene encoding extracellular matrix regulator RemB — translation MYIHLGDDFVVSTRDIVGIFDFKANMSPIVEEFLKKQKHKVVPSVNGTPKSIVVTVQNIYYSPLSSSTLKKRAQFMFEIDS, via the coding sequence TTGTATATTCATTTAGGTGATGACTTTGTGGTTTCAACACGAGATATTGTCGGCATTTTTGACTTTAAAGCCAACATGTCGCCTATTGTTGAAGAATTTCTGAAAAAACAGAAACACAAGGTGGTGCCTTCCGTAAACGGCACGCCCAAATCTATCGTAGTCACGGTTCAGAATATATATTACTCTCCCTTGTCTTCCAGCACATTAAAAAAACGTGCGCAATTTATGTTTGAAATAGATTCTTAG
- the gyrB gene encoding DNA topoisomerase (ATP-hydrolyzing) subunit B → MEQQQNSYDENQIQVLEGLEAVRKRPGMYIGSTNSKGLHHLVWEIVDNSIDEALAGYCTDINIQIEKDNSITVTDNGRGIPVGIQEKMGRPAVEVIMTVLHAGGKFDGSGYKVSGGLHGVGASVVNALSTELDVTVHRDGKIHRQTYKRGVPVADLEIIGETDHTGTTTHFIPDPEIFTETTVYDYDLLANRVRELAFLTKGVNITIEDKREGQERKNEYHYEGGIKSYVEYLNRSKEVVHEEPIYIEGEKDGITVEVALQYNDSYTSNIYSFTNNINTYEGGTHEAGFKTGLTRVINDYARKKGLIKENDPNLSGDDVREGLTAIISIKHPDPQFEGQTKTKLGNSEARTITDTLFSAAMETFMLENPDAAKKIVDKGLMAARARMAAKKARELTRRKSALEISNLPGKLADCSSKDPSISELYIVEGDSAGGSAKQGRDRHFQAILPLRGKILNVEKARLDKILSNNEVRSMITALGTGIGEDFNLEKARYHKVVIMTDADVDGAHIRTLLLTFFYRYMRQIIENGYVYIAQPPLYKVQQGKRVEYAYNDKELEELLSTLPQTPKPGLQRYKGLGEMNATQLWETTMDPSSRTLLQVTLEDAMDADETFEMLMGDKVEPRRNFIEANARYVKNLDI, encoded by the coding sequence ATGGAACAGCAGCAAAACAGTTATGATGAAAATCAGATACAGGTACTAGAAGGATTGGAAGCTGTTCGTAAAAGACCGGGGATGTATATCGGTTCAACAAACAGCAAAGGCCTTCACCACCTGGTATGGGAAATTGTCGACAATAGTATTGACGAAGCTCTCGCCGGTTATTGTACGGATATCAACATTCAAATTGAAAAAGACAACAGCATCACGGTGACAGATAATGGCCGCGGTATTCCAGTCGGTATTCAAGAAAAAATGGGCCGTCCTGCGGTAGAAGTCATTATGACAGTGCTTCACGCCGGAGGAAAATTTGACGGAAGCGGTTATAAAGTGTCCGGAGGATTACACGGTGTAGGTGCGTCAGTTGTAAACGCGCTTTCAACGGAGCTTGATGTGACGGTCCACCGTGACGGTAAAATCCACCGCCAAACTTATAAACGCGGAGTTCCGGTTGCAGACCTTGAAATCATCGGCGAAACGGATCATACAGGAACGACTACACATTTTATCCCGGATCCTGAGATTTTCACAGAAACAACTGTGTATGATTATGATCTGCTTGCTAACCGCGTGCGCGAATTAGCCTTTTTGACAAAAGGCGTCAACATCACGATCGAAGATAAACGTGAAGGGCAAGAGCGCAAAAATGAGTACCATTACGAAGGCGGAATTAAAAGTTATGTAGAGTATTTAAACCGTTCTAAAGAAGTAGTCCATGAAGAGCCGATTTACATTGAAGGCGAAAAGGACGGCATTACGGTTGAAGTGGCTTTGCAATACAATGACAGCTACACAAGCAACATTTACTCGTTTACAAATAACATTAACACGTACGAAGGCGGTACCCATGAAGCGGGCTTCAAAACGGGCCTGACTCGTGTGATCAATGATTACGCCAGAAAAAAAGGGCTTATCAAAGAAAATGATCCAAACTTAAGCGGAGATGACGTAAGAGAAGGGCTGACCGCGATTATTTCAATCAAACACCCTGATCCGCAGTTTGAGGGCCAAACGAAAACAAAGCTAGGCAACTCAGAAGCGCGGACGATCACCGATACGTTATTTTCTGCGGCAATGGAAACATTTATGCTGGAAAATCCAGATGCGGCCAAAAAAATCGTAGATAAAGGTTTAATGGCGGCAAGAGCAAGAATGGCTGCGAAAAAAGCGCGTGAATTAACACGCCGCAAAAGCGCACTGGAGATTTCAAACCTTCCTGGTAAGTTGGCGGACTGCTCTTCAAAAGACCCGAGCATCTCCGAGTTATATATCGTAGAGGGTGACTCTGCCGGAGGATCTGCTAAACAAGGACGCGACAGACATTTCCAAGCCATTTTGCCGCTTAGAGGTAAAATCCTGAACGTTGAAAAAGCCAGACTGGATAAAATTTTGTCTAACAACGAGGTTCGCTCTATGATCACAGCGCTTGGCACAGGCATCGGGGAAGATTTTAATCTGGAAAAAGCCCGTTATCACAAAGTTGTCATTATGACAGATGCCGACGTTGACGGCGCGCACATCAGAACACTGCTGTTAACGTTCTTTTATAGATATATGCGCCAAATTATCGAAAATGGCTACGTGTACATTGCACAGCCGCCGCTCTACAAAGTTCAGCAGGGGAAACGTGTTGAATATGCATACAATGACAAGGAGCTTGAAGAGCTTCTAAGCACTCTTCCTCAAACACCTAAACCTGGATTGCAGCGTTATAAAGGTCTAGGTGAAATGAATGCCACTCAGCTATGGGAAACAACCATGGATCCAAGCTCCAGAACGCTTCTTCAGGTAACTCTTGAGGATGCGATGGATGCCGATGAGACATTTGAAATGCTGATGGGCGACAAAGTAGAACCGCGCCGTAACTTTATAGAAGCAAATGCGAGATACGTTAAAAATCTTGACATCTAA